In one window of Myotis daubentonii chromosome 13, mMyoDau2.1, whole genome shotgun sequence DNA:
- the ZNF25 gene encoding zinc finger protein 25 isoform X1 has protein sequence MSKFQGSVTFKDVIVEFTKEEWQLLDEAQRALYKEVMRENYRHLVSVGYFVNKSNAVLKLKQGKEPWILEVEFPHQNYTDLWKIHESQERHQESQAEKSRTGEPTNQNTHTKEKTYTCNECGKSFYQKSILTVHQNTHSKDKPSEGGKSVPGNADLTRHQKTHNREKAYECQECKKTFYHLSSLSRHLRTHAGEKPYECDQCGKSFYQKPHLTEHKKTHTGEKPYECTECGKFFYVKAYLMVHQKTHTGEKPYECKECGKYFSQKSHLTVHQRTHTGEKPYKCKECGKFFSRNSHLKTHQRTHTGEKPYKCTECGKCFYQKSALTVHQRTHTGEKPFECNKCGKHFYYKSDLTKHQRKHTGEKPYKCHECGKSFSVNSVLRLHQRTHTGEKPYECKECGKLFSQKSHFIIHQRKHTGEKPYECQDCKKSFIQKSELTAHQKTHRARKSK, from the exons ATGAGCAAATTCCAG GGATCAGTAACGTTCAAGGATGTCATTGTGGAATTCACCAAGGAGGAGTGGCAATTACTGGATGAAGCTCAGAGGGCCCTGTACAAGGAAGTGATGCGGGAGAACTACCGTCACCTCGTCTCAGTGG GTTATTTTGTGAATAAGTCAAATGCAGTTTTGAAGTTGAAGCAAGGAAAGGAACCATGGATATTAGAAGTAGAGTTTCCACATCAGAACTACACTG ATCTATGGAAGATTCATGAATCACAAGAAAGACACCAGGAAAGCCAAGCTGAAAAGTCAAG gACTGGAGAACCCACAAATCAGAACACTCATACCAAAGAGAAAACCTATAcatgcaatgaatgtgggaagtccttctaCCAGAAGTCTATCCTTACAGTACATCAGAATACTCATTCGAAGGACAAACCCAGTGAAGGTGGGAAATCTGTCCCTGGCAATGCAGACCTCACAAGACATCAGAAGACTCACAATAGAGAGAAAGCTTATGAATGTCAAGaatgtaagaaaactttctaccACCTGTCATCTCTCAGTAGACATTTGAGAACTCATGCaggggagaaaccctatgaatgtgaTCAGTGTGGGAAGTCCTTCTACCAGAAGCCACACCTCACGGAacataagaaaacacacacaggagagaaaccctacgAATGTACTGAATGTGGGAAGTTCTTCTATGTTAAGGCATACCTAATGGtgcatcagaaaacacacacggGGGAGAAACCATATGAGTGTAAGGAATGCGGGAAATACTTTTCCCAGAAATCACACCTTACGGTACATCAAAGAACACACACGggggaaaagccttataaatgtaaggaatgtgggaaatTCTTCTCTAGAAACTCACACCTCAAAACTCATCAGAGAACTCACACTGGGGAGAAGCCCTATAAATGTACTGAATGTGGGAAATGCTTCTACCAGAAGTCAGCCCTCACAGTACATCAGCGaactcacacaggagagaaaccctttGAGTGTAATAAATGTGGAAAACACTTTTACTATAAATCTGACCTTACTaaacatcaaagaaaacacacaggggagaagccctacAAATGTCATGAATGTGGTAAATCTTTCTCTGTGAATTCAGTCCTGCGGTTACATCAAAgaactcacactggagagaaaccttatgaatgtaaggaatgtgggaaatTATTCTCTCAGAAGTCACATTTTATCATACACCAGAGAAAACATACAGGggagaaaccttatgaatgtcAAGATTGTAAGAAATCTTTTATCCAGAAGTCAGAACTCACTGCAcatcaaaagacacacagagcgagaaaaagcaaataa
- the ZNF25 gene encoding zinc finger protein 25 isoform X2, producing the protein MTFVLQRSLFWLHSFYSFPNAAENEQIPDLWKIHESQERHQESQAEKSRTGEPTNQNTHTKEKTYTCNECGKSFYQKSILTVHQNTHSKDKPSEGGKSVPGNADLTRHQKTHNREKAYECQECKKTFYHLSSLSRHLRTHAGEKPYECDQCGKSFYQKPHLTEHKKTHTGEKPYECTECGKFFYVKAYLMVHQKTHTGEKPYECKECGKYFSQKSHLTVHQRTHTGEKPYKCKECGKFFSRNSHLKTHQRTHTGEKPYKCTECGKCFYQKSALTVHQRTHTGEKPFECNKCGKHFYYKSDLTKHQRKHTGEKPYKCHECGKSFSVNSVLRLHQRTHTGEKPYECKECGKLFSQKSHFIIHQRKHTGEKPYECQDCKKSFIQKSELTAHQKTHRARKSK; encoded by the exons ATGACTTTTGTCTTACAACGTTCCTTGTTCTGGCTGCATAGTTTCTATTCTTTTCCCAACGCAGCCGAAAATGAGCAAATTCCAG ATCTATGGAAGATTCATGAATCACAAGAAAGACACCAGGAAAGCCAAGCTGAAAAGTCAAG gACTGGAGAACCCACAAATCAGAACACTCATACCAAAGAGAAAACCTATAcatgcaatgaatgtgggaagtccttctaCCAGAAGTCTATCCTTACAGTACATCAGAATACTCATTCGAAGGACAAACCCAGTGAAGGTGGGAAATCTGTCCCTGGCAATGCAGACCTCACAAGACATCAGAAGACTCACAATAGAGAGAAAGCTTATGAATGTCAAGaatgtaagaaaactttctaccACCTGTCATCTCTCAGTAGACATTTGAGAACTCATGCaggggagaaaccctatgaatgtgaTCAGTGTGGGAAGTCCTTCTACCAGAAGCCACACCTCACGGAacataagaaaacacacacaggagagaaaccctacgAATGTACTGAATGTGGGAAGTTCTTCTATGTTAAGGCATACCTAATGGtgcatcagaaaacacacacggGGGAGAAACCATATGAGTGTAAGGAATGCGGGAAATACTTTTCCCAGAAATCACACCTTACGGTACATCAAAGAACACACACGggggaaaagccttataaatgtaaggaatgtgggaaatTCTTCTCTAGAAACTCACACCTCAAAACTCATCAGAGAACTCACACTGGGGAGAAGCCCTATAAATGTACTGAATGTGGGAAATGCTTCTACCAGAAGTCAGCCCTCACAGTACATCAGCGaactcacacaggagagaaaccctttGAGTGTAATAAATGTGGAAAACACTTTTACTATAAATCTGACCTTACTaaacatcaaagaaaacacacaggggagaagccctacAAATGTCATGAATGTGGTAAATCTTTCTCTGTGAATTCAGTCCTGCGGTTACATCAAAgaactcacactggagagaaaccttatgaatgtaaggaatgtgggaaatTATTCTCTCAGAAGTCACATTTTATCATACACCAGAGAAAACATACAGGggagaaaccttatgaatgtcAAGATTGTAAGAAATCTTTTATCCAGAAGTCAGAACTCACTGCAcatcaaaagacacacagagcgagaaaaagcaaataa